The region GTGCACATGCTGTCCAAGCTATACGATAACGACGATAACCGCCTGTCGACCCACTTTCAGTTCGGCGACCATATCGGCGTTGGCTACATCTTCAATAACAAATGGGAAGTCGCTGCGAAGATCCAGCATTTCTCGAACGGCGGCTACAAGAAACCAAATAGCGGCGTCAATTACATGAACGTCAAAGTCGCTTATCACTTTTAATGGTGGCGATACATGACAAAGGCAGCGCGTAGCGCTGCCTTTTTTTCGTCTGTTGCATTGGCGATTATTTTTACGTTGGCGGTATGGAGGGTCTGACCGTAGGTCGGCTTAGCGCGCAGCGCGTAAGCCGACACCACCCGCGGCGTATCAAACCACCAGACGAAAAAAAACCCGACCATTTCTGATCGGGTTTTTCTCTACTGCGAATAACAAGCCTGACGATAACCTACTTTCACACTGGTTGCAGCACTATCATCGGCGCAAAGTTGTTTCACGGTCCTGTTCGGGATGGGAAGGGGTGGGACCAACTTGCTATGGTCATCAGGCATAACTTGTACTGGCATTTGTCTCCTGTAGGACGACAAAGCCTGAATCTGGAAGAAGCAAAGATTGGGGTAATGACTGGTAGTATCAACACACACGCAACGTTGTACCGTCTTATCCTCTGTACCTGCTAAGGTTATAGGGACAAGCCGTACGGGCAATTAGTACTGGTTAGCTTAATGCATTACTGCACTTCCACACCCAGCCTATCAACGTCCTGGTCTCGAACGACCCTTCAAAGAGCTCAAGGCTCTGGGAAATCTCATCTCAAGGCAAGTTTCCCGCTTAGATGCTTTCAGCGGTTATCTCTTCCGAACTTAGCTACCCGGCAATGCCACTGGCGTGACAACCGGTACACCAGAGGTTCGTCCACTCCGGTCCTCTCGTACTAGGAGCAGCCCCCTTCAAATTTCCAACGCCCACGGCAGATAGGGACCAAACTGTCTCACGACGTTTTAAACCCAGCTCACGTACCACTTTAAATGGCGAACAGCCATACCCTTGGGACCGGCTACAGCCCCAGGATGTGATGAGCCGACATCGAGGTGCCAAACTCCCCCGTCGATATGAACTCTTGGGAGGAATCAGCCTGTTATCCCCAGAGTACCTTTTATCCGTTGAGCGATGGCCCTTCCATACAGAACCACCGGATCACTATGTCCTACTTTCGTACCTGCTCGACTTGTCAGTCTCGCAGTTAAGCACGCTTATGCCATTGCACTATCAACACGATGTCCGACCGTATCTAGCGTACCTTCGAACTCCTCCGTTACACTTTAGGAGGAGACCGCCCCAGTCAAACTGCCTACCATGCACTGTCCCCGATCCGGATAACGGACCAAGGTTAGAACCTCAAACAAACCAGGGTGGTATTTCAAGGTTGGCTCCACGAGAACTAGCGTCCCCGCTTCAAAGCCTCCCACCTATCCTACACAGATTGGTTCAAAGTCCAATGCAAAGCTACAGTAAAGGTTCATGGGGTCTTTCCGTCTAGCCGCGGGTAGATTGCATCATCACAAACATTTCAACTTCGCTGAGTCTCGGGAGGAGACAGTGTGGCCATCGTTACGCCATTCGTGCAGGTCGGAACTTACCCGACAAGGAATTTCGCTACCTTAGGACCGTTATAGTTACGGCCGCCGTTTACTGGGACTTCAATCAAGAGCTTGCACCCCATCATTTAATCTTCCAGCACCGGGCAGGCGTCACACCCTATACGTCCACTTTCGTGTTTGCAGAGTGCTGTGTTTTTATTAAACAGTCGCAGCCACCAGTTTATTGCAACCCTTTCACCCTCATGGAGTAAACCAATCAAGCTACCGGGGCGTACCTTTTCCCGAAGTTACGGTACCAATTTGCCGAGTTCCTTCTCCCGAGTTCTCTCAAGCGCCTTAGAATACTCATCTCGCCCACCTGTGTCGGTTTGCGGTACGGTCTCGTATGACTGAAGCTTAGAGGCTTTTCTTGGAACCACTTCCGATTGCTTCGTGAATAAATTCACTCGTCCCATCCCCTTGAATTCCGCGCCCGGATTTGCCTAAGCGCCTTCTATGAGACAGAAACTGACTATTCCAACAGTCAGACAACCTTCCGCGATCCGTCCCCCCATCGCATCATACGACGGTGCAGGAATATTAACCTGCTTCCCATCAGCTACGCATCTCTGCCTCGCCTTAGGGGCCGACTCACCCTGCTCCGATGAACGTTGAACAGGAAACCTTGGGCTTACGGCGTGGAGGCTTTTCACCCCCATTATCGCTACTCATGTCAGCATTCGCACTTCTGATACCTCCAGCATCCTTTACAAGACACCTTCGCAGGCTTACAGAACGCTCTCCTACCATATCCAATAAAGGATATCCGCAGCTTCGGTGACTGGCTTAGCCCCGTTACATCTTCCGCGCAGGACGACTCGATCAGTGAGCTATTACGCTTTCTTTAAATGATGGCTGCTTCTAAGCCAACATCCTGACTGTTTTAGCCTTCCCACTTCGTTTTCCACTTAGCCAATCTTTGGGACCTTAGCTGGCGGTCTGGGTTGTTTCCCTCTTGACGCCGGACGTTAGCACCCGACGTCTGTCTCCCAAGCTCGCACTCATCGGTATTCGGAGTTTGCAATGGTTTGGTAAGTCGCAATGACCCCCTAGCCATAACAGTGCTCTACCCCCGATGGTGATACTTGAGGCACTACCTAAATAGTTTTCGGAGAGAACCAGCTATTTCCAAGTTTGTTTAGCCTTTCACCCCTACCCACAGCTCATCCCCTAATTTTTCAACATTAGTGGGTTCGGACCTCCAGGGCGTGTTACCGCACCTTCATCCTGGCCATGAGTAGATCACTTGGTTTCGGGTCTACACCCAGCGACTGATCGCCCTATTCGGACTCGATTTCTCTACGGCTTCCCTATATGGTTAACCTTGCCACTGAATGTAAGTCGCTGACCCATTATACAAAAGGTACGCAGTCACGGAACAAGTCCGCTCCTACTGTTTGTATGCACACGGTTTCAGGATCTATTTCACTCCCCTTCCGGGGTTCTTTTCGCCTTTCCCTCACGGTACTGGTTCACTATCGGTCGATTACGAGTATTTAGCCTTGGAGGATGGTCCCCCCATATTCAGACAGGATGTCACGTGTCCCGCCCTACTTGTCGTACGCTTAGTATCACCGGTCCGATTTCACATACGGGGCTATCACCCACTATGGCTCCTATTTCCAGAGGATTCTGTTATCGGTCCGACTATCACGTACAGGCTCTTCCCATTTCGCTCGCCGCTACTTTGGGAATCTCGGTTGATTTCTTTTCCTGCAGCTACTTAGATGTTTCAGTTCGCCGCGTTCGCCTTGCATACCTATGTATTCAGTATGCAATACCCTAAAAGGGTGGGTTGCCCCATTCGGAAATCTGCGGATCAAAGTGTGTTTGCTCACTCCCCGCAGCTTATCGCAAGCTACTACGTCCTTCATCGCCTGTAATCGCCAAGGCATCCACCATGTGCACTTATTCGCTTGTCCCTATAACGTTAGCCTCTCATCATTTGCATAATGAAAGAGCGCTACAGGGATAAGAAAGTACAACGTTGTTGCTTGTTTGTTGATACATACAATCATTACCCATCGATTTACTTTTTACGGCAAACCGATCAATAAATAATCTTTACTTCTTCCAGATTGTTAAAGAACATACAGCACTTGATCTCGAAAAGACCAAACCTAAATCCCGGTGTTGAATTCAACACTGATTTACGTTTGAACTTTTGGTGGAGGATGACGGGATCGAACCGACGACCCCCTGCTTGCAAAGCAGGTGCTCTCCCAGCTGAGCTAATCCCCCTATGGGTATTTCCAGACTACAGAAACTGGTAGGGCTGGTTGGACTCGAACCAACGACCCCCGCGTTATCAACACGGTGCTCTAACCAGCTGAGCTACAGCCCCAAATGCTGTTCTTTATATTAACAGCCGATAAGTGTGAACATTTGATGCGTGAACCAGTTACCTGATTCGTGCAAACTCTAGAAAGGAGGTGATCCAGCCGCACCTTCCGATACGGCTACCTTGTTACGACTTCACCCCAGTCACGAATCCTACCGTGGTAAGCGCCCTCCTTACGGTTAAGCTACCTACTTCTGGTAAAACCCGCTCCCATGGTGTGACGGGCGGTGTGTACAAGACCCGGGAACGTATTCACCGCGACATGCTGATCCGCGATTACTAGCGATTCCAACTTCATGCAGTCGAGTTGCAGACTACAATCCGGACTACGATACACTTTCTGCGATTAGCTCCCCCTCGCGGGTTGGCGGCGCTCTGTATGTACCATTGTATGACGTGTGAAGCCCTACCCATAAGGGCCATGAGGACTTGACGTCATCCCCACCTTCCTCCGGTTTGTCACCGGCAGTCTCATTAGAGTGCCCTTTCGTAGCAACTAATGACAAGGGTTGCGCTCGTTGCGGGACTTAACCCAACATCTCACGACACGAGCTGACGACAGCCATGCAGCACCTGTGTACTGGTTCTCTTTCGAGCACTCCCCAATCTCTCGGGGATTCCAGCCATGTCAAGGGTAGGTAAGGTTTTTCGCGTTGCATCGAATTAATCCACATCATCCACCGCTTGTGCGGGTCCCCGTCAATTCCTTTGAGTTTTAATCTTGCGACCGTACTCCCCAGGCGGTCTACTTCACGCGTTAGCTGCGTTACCAAGTCAATTAAGACCCGACAACTAGTAGACATCGTTTAGGGCGTGGACTACCAGGGTATCTAATCCTGTTTGCTCCCCACGCTTTCGTGCATGAGCGTCAATCTTGACCCAGGGGGCTGCCTTCGCCATCGGTGTTCCTCCACATATCTACGCATTTCACTGCTACACGTGGAATTCTACCCCCCTCTGCCAGATTCTAGCCTTGCAGTCTCCAATGCAATTCCCAGGTTGAGCCCGGGGATTTCACATCAGACTTACAAAACCGCCTGCGCACGCTTTACGCCCAGTAATTCCGATTAACGCTTGCACCCTACGTATTACCGCGGCTGCTGGCACGTAGTTAGCCGGTGCTTATTCTTCAGGTACCGTCATTAGCAAGAGATATTAGCTCTCACCGTTTCTTCCCTGACAAAAGAGCTTTACAACCCGAAGGCCTTCTTCACTCACGCGGCATTGCTGGATCAGGCTTTCGCCCATTGTCCAAAATTCCCCACTGCTGCCTCCCGTAGGAGTCTGGACCGTGTCTCAGTTCCAGTGTGGCTGGTCGTCCTCTCAGACCAGCTACTGATCGATGCCTTGGTAGGCTTTTACCCTACCAACTAGCTAATCAGATATCGGCCGCTCCACGAGCATGAGGTCTTGCGATCCCCCACTTTCATCCTTAGATCGTATGCGGTATTAGCGTAACTTTCGCTACGTTATCCCCCACTCTAGGGTACGTTCCGATATATTACTCACCCGTTCGCCACTCGCCACCAGAGCAAGCTCCGTGCTGCCGTTCGACTTGCATGTGTAAGGCATGCCGCCAGCGTTCAATCTGAGCCAGGATCAAACTCTTCAGTTTAATCTCTGTTACTTTGCCATTTTATTGGCACCGTCTTGCGACGGGTCGCTCACTCAAAAAACTGACAGGCCACTACTTTCGTAGCGCCTATTTCATTATTTCTTGTGAACATTTGATATTTTAAGTTAGACGCCAATCCGAAGATTGACGCTGCACTTGCATCAAATGCCCACACTTATCGACTGTTAATTGTTAAAGAACTGTATTCGGTGCTACTTTCGCGCTATCGACAAAGCGTTGTGTTTGTCAGCTGCGAAGAATGAAGAGTATGAAGCATTTCGCTAAATCCGTCAACTCCTTCTTTACTACTCATCGCCGTTTCCGGTGATCCTCAACTGCCGCAGTGACTGCATCTCATTGGGGAGGCGAACTATAGCAAAGCCGCCCATGGGCGGCAAGCTTTATTTGAGTAATTCGGCAACCGCCATGCCGACATCGGTCGTACTGGCGCTGCCGCCCATATCCGGTGTGCGCGGACCATGCTCGAGCACCTGCTCGATGGCGCGCACAATCGCGTCATGCGCCGCCGTGTAATTGGCGTCGCCATTGCCGAGGAAGTCCAGCATCATGGCACCCGACCAGATCATGCCGATCGGGTTGGCGATATTCTGGCCGTAGATATCAGGTGCGGAACCGTGTACCGGCTCAAAGACAGAAGGGAACGTGCGCTCCGGATTGATATTGGCCGATGGTGCGATGGCAATCGTTCCCGTGCAGGCGGGCCCCAGGTCCGACAGGATATCGCCAAACAGATTTGAAGCGACCACCACATCGAAGCGCTCGGGACTCAATACAAAGCGGGCCGCCAGAATGTCGATATGGTATTTATCCCAGCGCACATCGGGAAAGCTCGGACCCATCGCCTCCACCCGCTCATCCCAATATGGCATGCTGATGGCAATGCCATTCGACTTGGTCGCCGATGTCAGGTGTTTTTTAGGCCGGCTTTGCACCAGCTCAAACGCATACTTCAGGATACGGTCGACGCCCTTGCGCGTAAAGACAGATTCCTGCAGCACGGTCTCGCGCTCCGTCCCCTCGAACATGCGCCCGCCCACGGATGAATACTCTCCTTCCGTATTTTCACGCACCACATAAAAATCGATATCGCCAGGCTTCTTATTCGCCAGCGGGCACGGTACGCCCGGCATCAGGCGCACAGGCCGCAAGTTGACGTATTCGTCGAACTCGCGCCGGAATTTCAATAACGAACCCCACAGCGAGATATGGTCGGGCACCTTGTCCGGCCAGCCCACGGCGCCAAAATAGATGGCGTCGAAATCCTTGAGCTGAGCGAACCAATCCGAGGGCATCATTTGCCCATGTTCCAGGTAATAATCGCAATTGGCCCAAGCCATTGTCGTGAACTGCAAGTCGATATTGAAACGGCGGGCGGCCGCCTCGATGACACGCAAGCCCTCCGGCATGACTTCATTGCCGATGCCGTCACCGGCGATGACGGCGATTTTATGTGTGCACATGGGAAACCCTGTTGGAAATAGGCGATGGAAGCCCGTATTTACATCGGCTGCGCCACGTCCGGGTACAGACGCGCCAGTACATCGGCAGTGATCGCCGCGATGATGGGCTGCACACGCTCGGCCGCCAGTTCAGTTGATTTCTCGCGGCGCACCTCTTTCCACAACTCGGCCAATGCGCCTTCATGGCGCGCCACCGCCTGCTCGACTTCATCTTGCCAGAAGGCCGGCGCTTCGCTTTCCACGAAGTTACCGCGGCCACGGCCAAAGTGCGCCACCGCCAGGTAACGCAGCACGCCCGCCACTACCAGGGTACGCAGGAAAGCATCGGTAAATTGCATCGTGGGCTCATTGCGGTCCGTGCCGGAATTAAAACCCCAGGCTGCGCCTGCAAACGTCAGCGCACCGACCACGCCGCCAAGCAAAGCGCCAGTGCCCAAGGTCAGGCCGCCGGAAATCAGGTCGGCCGACAGGCCCGTCGCCGCGCCGGAAATCATGGCACCCAATAACCCCGCTTGCGCCTTGTCGATAGGCGCGCGCACGGCGAAATTTTCCCGTATCCGGCTATTGATCTTATGCGCATCGGTCGGGTCGAGTTTGTGCAATATCAAAAGCTCACGCGTGGTGGTACCGCTATGCGTATTGAGTCGCGCCACCAGGCTGGCCATGGCCTTTTCCTGGCGTTGCTGCTCTGCATTCTTGCCGATACCCACCACCTGCAAGGCCGATTTCAACAAGCCCCTGGACGCCGGATCAATGGCTTCGCGATCCTGTCCGGCCACCGCCAGTTGCGTGGCCAGCAAATGCATGGCCTGCCGGAAACGCGCCGAATTCTGCTCTTGCCAGGCAGCAAACAGACGCGCATAACCGGCTTGCTGTGACTGCGGCAACAATTTACCCACGGCTTCGTAAAATACGCGCTCATGTACCCAGCAGCGGGCAAAGGCATCGAGCGCCAGGACATCGCGCACGATCGGATACTGCTGCAGGTGCTCGCGCCAGCGTGCCTGCTCGCCGTGCTCCTCCTTACCAGGACGCGGCGGCCCCATCTGGTTGAGCAAGACCACCACGGGCTTATCCAGCCAGGCGAGGATTTTCATTTCCGCCGGCAAGTAGCCAGCATCCTTGGGGTGTTCCGAGGAGTTGACCAGGTACAGCACCACGTCGGCGGAGTCCTTGGCCGTGCGCAGCGCTTGCTGGCTGAGCCAGAACGGGCGGTCGCGATAACGGTCCAGCACTTCGCGCAGGAACCAGCCGATGGGATTACCCGACTGCCCCAGGCGCTTGAGCAGGCGCACGGAATCGCCAAAGCCTGGCGTATCCCACAATTGCAAGGCATCGCCCTGCGGCGTGGCCAGCAAGGTATGCGATTCGGCAAACACCGTCACGTGAGCGGCATCGCGCACTTCGCCAATGTCCACACCGACCAAAGTGCGCGCCAGGGTAGTCTTGCCATTATTCGTATGCGAAATCAGCGCGAACTGAATCTGCACCGCATCATCCTGCACATCTTTATTCACATTCACGCTCATGCTGCTGCCGATACTTTCAGCCCGACACCGGCATCGAGCGGGTGCAAGGCAGGATTAAGCAAATTGACCACGGTGGCCGTGGTTTTGTGGAACTGGCAGAACTGTTGCCATAAGGCGACTCGTTCCGCCAGGCGCGCGCCGTTATCCACCTGTTCACCCGCGCGCTCCAGGTAGCTGGACTCGTCGATCAGCACGGCAATGCCGCGTGCCGACGATTGCGCCAGATAATCGAGGAAGGCGCCGTGATTTTCCTTCTCCGGTGTCGCCGTCAGATTGAACAGCACGGCCGTGATATTGACTTGCGGATCATTCAAGTCCGTGTCGCGCAAGACGTCCTGCGGTTCTTCGCCATACGACGTCGATGGACGCAGCATCATGCGGCCCTGCTCGCCGAACAGCATGAGGGAAATTTGCCCCAGACCCTTGTGACGTGCCTCATCGACAGTAAAGCTGTATGGCAAGACGCGCAGCATGCCGCCCGTGGCCACGCCGATGCTTTCATTGAGCTTGCGGAAATACGGTTGATCTAGATCCAGCGGAAAGTTCCTGGCCAGGCGCGCGGCGCGCCAGTTGTTGACGAGGGCCAGGATCAGGCGGGGAACGACGACCAGCAGGAAAATCGTTGCCGCATACAAATGCACCCAGCGCGCGCCGCCTTCGACGGTCGTCGTTTGCGGGAAGCGCAGCGCTTCGATTTCCGCCAGCGAAAAGCCTTGCAAATGAAACAGAGCAATAGCCGGCGCAAACAAGGTCGAAAGCAGGCTGTGCACTTGGCCGGCATTCAAAAAGGTGCTTTCCCAGCCGGCTGCGTATTGCGACAGGAAACCGCGCGCATACAGTGAAGCGACGGCGCCGATGGCAAACATGGCGCCGCTCAGGTGGATGGTACGACTGAGGCGCGCGGCCGTCAGTTTGGCACTCAAGTGCGCCCATTCCCCCATGAAACTGAGCAAGCCCGAGGACAAGGTATGCGGCAGCTTGCGCGGCAGGGCCAGGCGGCCCACGCTCAGGTGGCGCACCAGTCCCGCCTTCGGCCAGCCGAGGGAACGCGAAGGGATGCATAGCCAGATCAGCAAGCCCAGGTAGACCAGCACATTCCAGGCGATGATCAGCAGCAAGGGTGCCGACAGCAAGTCGACACGATGGGGATCCGTGATGCGGTCCAGCCCGGCGCCCAGCAGCAAAGCCAGCAAGGGCAGGGTCAGCGCCAGGGTTTTCATGCCATTACGGCGTTTCGCGAAAGCGGCGAAGGCGGGCGTGCGCTCGGTGATGCGCTTGAGGATCAGTTCCGAGCGCTGCTGCAGGAAATCGTCACCTGTCACTTCGGCCTGCTTGCCCGAAGCTTGCCACTGCGCAAGCTCACGCGCGCTGCGGCTGGCATACATGCGGTCATCCTCGCTGAGGACTTCTTTTTTCTGGTCGGCCGTCTCGATAGCACGGACCAATACCACTTCTCTCGCAATCTGCTCGTTCATGGTGCTCCTGTTTTTGTATGAAACGACAACTACACAGGCAGATTGTGACGTACTTTTGTGTTTCAGGCCAACGCGTCCTCGGCCAGGAGCAGCTTATGCAGCAGATATATCAGGAAAGAAGCAATCCAGGCAGACCACAAGGTGTGCGTGAAAAATTGCGTACCTTGCAACTGTTTCTGCCAACCTGCGGCCAAACCGCACAGCAATATGACCCCGACGAGCAGAAACGCCGTGCGCGGCCGTCCGGGCAGGCAGAACAATGGCAAGGCCAGCATCCACCAAGCGGTATTCGTCTGTGTAGCGGGCAGGCAGACCATGGCAGATGCGCTGGCCGGTAATGTTTCCAGCAGGCGCGTGTACGGCGCCATTCCGCCGTAGCGCAACAAATCCGTGGGGCAAGGCACATCACTGAATGAGGATAGCAAATAAATACTTAATGGCACCAGGACAGCCGACAGCGCCACGACTTGCAAGGCACTGCGGCGTGAGGCCGGCCAGGCCAGTGGACGCTGCGTGTCCCAGACCGCCAGAGCAATCGCAGCTGCGGCCAGCAAGGTCATGCAGAACTGGAAACCGCGCGTCCACGCACTGCCAGCGCCGACAAATTGCCCGCGCATTCCGTCGAACATACTGTCGGCGATCATGAGGTCGAGGTTGCTGTAATTGCCGATCCAAATTATCAGCATGGCCGACAGCATCAAGGCGCTATCGATGCCTTTGGGAGTTTTGACGAGTTTAAGCTTGAGCAACATGGGTGCACACACTACTTGATGAGAATGGAGGTCATCGTACAGTGTCAATATGAAGAGAACATGACGATGCCCGCCGTGCACAACATGTGGTGAAAATGACAAAGGCAGACGTAGGTCGGCTTAGCGCGCAGCGCGTAAGCCGACACCACCAGCGTCAAACAAAACCACCAGACGAAAAAAAACCCGACCATTTCTGATCGGGTTTTTCTCTACTGCGAATAACAAGCCTGACGATAACCTACTTTCACACTGGTTGCAGCACTATCATCGGCGCAAAGTTGTTTCACGGTCCTGTTCGGGATGGGAAGGGGTGGGACCAACTTGCTATGGTCATCAGGCATAACTTGTACTGGCATTTGTCCTCAATGGAGCGACAAAGCCTGAATCTGGAAGAAGCAAAGATTGGGGTAATGACTGGTAGTATCAACACACACGCAACGTTGTACCGTCTTATCCTCTGTACCTGCTAAGGTTATAGGGACAAGCCGTACGGGCAATTAGTACTGGTTAGCTTAATGCATTACTGCACTTCCACACCCAGCCTATCAACGTCCTGGTCTCGAACGACCCTTCAAAGAGCTCAAGGCTCTGGGAAATCTCATCTCAAGGCAAGTTTCCCGCTTAGATGCTTTCAGCGGTTATCTCTTCCGAACTTAGCTACCCGGCAATGCCACTGGCGTGACAACCGGTACACCAGAGGTTCGTCCACTCCGGTCCTCTCGTACTAGGAGCAGCCCCCTTCAAATTTCCAACGCCCACGGCAGATAGGGACCAAACTGTCTCACGACGTTTTAAACCCAGCTCACGTACCACTTTAAATGGCGAACAGCCATACCCTTGGGACCGGCTACAGCCCCAGGATGTGATGAGCCGACATCGAGGTGCCAAACTCCCCCGTCGATATGAACTCTTGGGAGGAATCAGCCTGTTATCCCCAGAGTACCTTTTATCCGTTGAGCGATGGCCCTTCCATACAGAACCACCGGATCACTATGTCCTACTTTCGTACCTGCTCGACTTGTCAGTCTCGCAGTTAAGCACGCTTATGCCATTGCACTATCAACACGATGTCCGACCGTATCTAGCGTACCTTCGAACTCCTCCGTTACACTTTAGGAGGAGACCGCCCCAGTCAAACTGCCTACCATGCACTGTCCCCGATCCGGATAACGGACCAAGGTTAGAACCTCAAACAAACCAGGGTGGTATTTCAAGGTTGGCTCCACGAGAACTAGCGTCCCCGCTTCAAAGCCTCCCACCTATCCTACACAGATTGGTTCAAAGTCCAATGCAAAGCTACAGTAAAGGTTCATGGGGTCTTTCCGTCTAGCCGCGGGTAGATTGCATCATCACAAACATTTCAACTTCGCTGAGTCTCGGGAGGAGACAGTGTGGCCATCGTTACGCCATTCGTGCAGGTCGGAACTTACCCGACAAGGAATTTCGCTACCTTAGGACCGTTATAGTTACGGCCGCCGTTTACTGGGACTTCAATCAAGAGCTTGCACCCCATCATTTAATCTTCCAGCACCGGGCAGGCGTCACACCCTATACGTCCACTTTCGTGTTTGCAGAGTGCTGTGTTTTTATTAAACAGTCGCAGCCACCAGTTTATTGCAACCCTTTCACCCTCATGGAGTAAACCAATCAAGCTACCGGGGCGTACCTTTTCCCGAAGTTACGGTACCAATTTGCCGAGTTCCTTCTCCCGAGTTCTCTCAAGCGCCTTAGAATACTCATCTCGCCCACCTGTGTCGGTTTGCGGTACGGTCTCGTATGACTGAAGCTTAGAGGCTTTTCTTGGAACCACTTCCGATTGCTTCGTGAATAAATTCACTCGTCCCATCCCCTTGAATTCCGCGCCCGGATTTGCCTAAGCGCCTTCTATGAGACAGAAACTGACTATTCCAACAGTCAGACAACCTTCCGCGATCCGTCCCCCCATCGCATCATACGACGGTGCAGGAATATTAACCTGCTTCCCATCAGCTACGCATCTCTGCCTCGCCTTAGGGGCCGACTCACCCTGCTCCGATGAACGTTGAACAGGAAACCTTGGGCTTACGGCGTGGAGGCTTTTCACCCCCATTATCGCTACTCATGTCAGCATTCGCACTTCTGATACCTCCAGCATCCTTTACAAGACACCTTCGCAGGCTTACAGAACGCTCTCCTACCATATCCAATAAAGGATATCCGCAGCTTCGGTGACTGGCTTAGCCCCGTTACATCTTCCGCGCAGGACGACTCGATCAGTGAGCTATTACGCTTTCTTTAAATGATGGCTGCTTCTAAGCCAACATCCTGACTGTTTTAGCCTTCCCACTTCGTTTTCCACTTAGCCAATCTTTGGGACCTTAGCTGGCGGTCTGGGTTGTTTCCCTCTTGACGCCGGACGTTAGCACCCGACGTCTGTCTCCCAAGCTCGCACTCATCGGTATTCGGAGTTTGCAATGGTTTGGTAAGTCGCAATGACCCCCTAGCCATAACAGTGCTCTACCCCCGATGGTGATACTTGAGGCACTACCTAAATAGTTTTCGGAGAGAACCAGCTATTTCCAAGTTTGTTTAGCCTTTCACCCCTACCCACAGCTCATCCCCTAATTTTTCAACATTAGTGGGTTCGGA is a window of Janthinobacterium rivuli DNA encoding:
- a CDS encoding tartrate dehydrogenase, which translates into the protein MCTHKIAVIAGDGIGNEVMPEGLRVIEAAARRFNIDLQFTTMAWANCDYYLEHGQMMPSDWFAQLKDFDAIYFGAVGWPDKVPDHISLWGSLLKFRREFDEYVNLRPVRLMPGVPCPLANKKPGDIDFYVVRENTEGEYSSVGGRMFEGTERETVLQESVFTRKGVDRILKYAFELVQSRPKKHLTSATKSNGIAISMPYWDERVEAMGPSFPDVRWDKYHIDILAARFVLSPERFDVVVASNLFGDILSDLGPACTGTIAIAPSANINPERTFPSVFEPVHGSAPDIYGQNIANPIGMIWSGAMMLDFLGNGDANYTAAHDAIVRAIEQVLEHGPRTPDMGGSASTTDVGMAVAELLK
- a CDS encoding DUF3482 domain-containing protein, translated to MSVNVNKDVQDDAVQIQFALISHTNNGKTTLARTLVGVDIGEVRDAAHVTVFAESHTLLATPQGDALQLWDTPGFGDSVRLLKRLGQSGNPIGWFLREVLDRYRDRPFWLSQQALRTAKDSADVVLYLVNSSEHPKDAGYLPAEMKILAWLDKPVVVLLNQMGPPRPGKEEHGEQARWREHLQQYPIVRDVLALDAFARCWVHERVFYEAVGKLLPQSQQAGYARLFAAWQEQNSARFRQAMHLLATQLAVAGQDREAIDPASRGLLKSALQVVGIGKNAEQQRQEKAMASLVARLNTHSGTTTRELLILHKLDPTDAHKINSRIRENFAVRAPIDKAQAGLLGAMISGAATGLSADLISGGLTLGTGALLGGVVGALTFAGAAWGFNSGTDRNEPTMQFTDAFLRTLVVAGVLRYLAVAHFGRGRGNFVESEAPAFWQDEVEQAVARHEGALAELWKEVRREKSTELAAERVQPIIAAITADVLARLYPDVAQPM
- a CDS encoding DUF2868 domain-containing protein, giving the protein MNEQIAREVVLVRAIETADQKKEVLSEDDRMYASRSARELAQWQASGKQAEVTGDDFLQQRSELILKRITERTPAFAAFAKRRNGMKTLALTLPLLALLLGAGLDRITDPHRVDLLSAPLLLIIAWNVLVYLGLLIWLCIPSRSLGWPKAGLVRHLSVGRLALPRKLPHTLSSGLLSFMGEWAHLSAKLTAARLSRTIHLSGAMFAIGAVASLYARGFLSQYAAGWESTFLNAGQVHSLLSTLFAPAIALFHLQGFSLAEIEALRFPQTTTVEGGARWVHLYAATIFLLVVVPRLILALVNNWRAARLARNFPLDLDQPYFRKLNESIGVATGGMLRVLPYSFTVDEARHKGLGQISLMLFGEQGRMMLRPSTSYGEEPQDVLRDTDLNDPQVNITAVLFNLTATPEKENHGAFLDYLAQSSARGIAVLIDESSYLERAGEQVDNGARLAERVALWQQFCQFHKTTATVVNLLNPALHPLDAGVGLKVSAAA
- a CDS encoding acid phosphatase yields the protein MLLKLKLVKTPKGIDSALMLSAMLIIWIGNYSNLDLMIADSMFDGMRGQFVGAGSAWTRGFQFCMTLLAAAAIALAVWDTQRPLAWPASRRSALQVVALSAVLVPLSIYLLSSFSDVPCPTDLLRYGGMAPYTRLLETLPASASAMVCLPATQTNTAWWMLALPLFCLPGRPRTAFLLVGVILLCGLAAGWQKQLQGTQFFTHTLWSAWIASFLIYLLHKLLLAEDALA